In Oncorhynchus clarkii lewisi isolate Uvic-CL-2024 chromosome 2, UVic_Ocla_1.0, whole genome shotgun sequence, one DNA window encodes the following:
- the LOC139371676 gene encoding synemin-like, producing the protein MLQFRSFDAEKHQLQELNNRLGQYLSRTKQLEHENAILITEINKRRQDKTVEWDNKCMAEMRDLRRTVGQLSFEKSRAEMEREKLWQEFQMLQSMCGEEQVVCKDIDGEMKGCEKQLQKAQQTNGALEERLFQLENECRFIEDAHRQEMTKLQNQVHSRPNVTKMYHGPPGVSMEDMQQYALSLADGWMDTFEMYRMKVEEMEDSIKADQMRLHDLQREKIHYAAEFDKLRKEADTHGQIQIHLEEQLIDMQENFHGDITKYQVIIDELEREREMLANTMAEKVRDHQELLQVKMDLGMEVAYYRALIEGEHQQHLQSRERVLDIKMRPPQHYKPRVSTSARQDVRKHLDVRYMEPTSSLRKSPVPSQYGRTSPSRVIPISVTGSSYNRNQSPAARRDMVSFTKSQSASSSSSSSTIKPVAQSTDKKNVDAQKKVVEERSVRIKEVSQHPAKDSLGHSRGTANKSSPIASPTADIKSVRIVSPPMMSLSRNTEENSKKKVERQVEREVRGDVFHLQNVKMHAKEGSVAGTTTSDEMVLDSVSMEELIDKVMKPAGFDRMVCSSSPDSKITYHVEKTEQEDGSTKTQIILESKVQEELDMSEDSALEQLLSKGVKHVSLEDIKGSETGNMIQNLLSLGLHGGEDMENKSVNVEIIEEPVEGYSDEEYEFEEKSTPKFSEPSSMFFQIEELENDPHGTKYHESVDEVMKTSMTDENYGRNGGSVKVHEDSRDSESPYYSHDQESQEYFVSTPDANLSEPEEGGGIASYGHYGVVDDLSDERYYQDGGLSRNRMFVEESDSCRPASDSLYIKGDHSLARESFPECIIEEETIHVSPTVQESMLGYLREETLDPKEQLRGALEQLQGSVSGSLKEELALFTRGGSDSPQNISVDIKKVHQSSDNGTTTIVAELKSSTTLEDSGLLEEQGDDVSEEQIMAALRSSNSGLGAEGGYTLVTKEMGWATSSEGQGGESTTEVTEKHIKLGPSEKSFSFQMDVNNGQAQDPPLKVTHEKRVATVYLESNEDEI; encoded by the exons ATGTTACAATTCAGGAGCTTCGATGCCGAAAAACATCAATTACAGGAGCTCAACAACAGACTGGGCCAGTATCTGTCAAGAACGAAGCAGTTGGAGCATGAAAATGCAATCCTGATAACTGAAATAAACAAGAGAAGACAAGATAAAACGGTGGAATGGGACAACAAATGTATGGCCGAAATGCGGGACCTGAGGAGAACGGTGGGGCAACTATCCTTCGAGAAGTCCCGAGCCGAGATGGAACGAGAGAAGTTATGGCAAGAGTTTCAGATGTTACAGTCTATGTGTGGTGAGGAGCAGGTGGTATGCAAAGACATTGATGGAGAGATGAAAGGTTGCGAAAAGCAGCTTCAAAAAGCTCAACAGACTAATGGTGCACTTGAGGAACGTCTGTTCCAGCTTGAGAACGAGTGCAGATTTATTGAGGATGCGCACAGACAAGAAATGACCAAGCTTCAGAACCAGGTCCATTCACGACCTAATGTTACCAAAATGTATCATGGCCCTCCGGGAGTCTCGATGGAGGATATGCAACAGTACGCCCTCAGCCTGgccgatggatggatggacaccTTCGAAATGTATCGAATGAAGGTCGAAGAAATGGAGGACTCGATCAAAGCCGACCAGATGAGGCTGCATGATCTCCAAAGGGAAAAGATACATTATGCCGCAGAGTTTGACAAATTACGCAAAGAGGCGGACACGCACGGTCAGATTCAAATACACCTGGAGGAACAGCTCATAGACATGCAGGAGAACTTCCATGGGGACATCACCAAGTATCAG GTGATTATTGATGAATTGGAGAGGGAGCGGGAAATGTTGGCCAACACCATGGCAGAAAAGGTCAGAGACCACCAGGAGCTCCTGCAGGTCAAGATGGATCTGGGCATGGAGGTGGCTTACTACAG GGCACTTATTGAAGGAGAGCATCAGCAACATCTGCAGTCAAGAGAAAGAGTCCTAG atattaAGATGAGGCCTCCACAACACTACAAACCAAGAGTTTCCACCTCAGCCAGACAGGATGTAAGGAAGCATCTGGATGTGAGATACATGGAACCAACCTCAAGCTTGAGAAAATCACCTGTTCCATCTCAGTATGGTCGCACCAGTCCTTCCAGGGTCATACCTATCTCAGTCACAGGCAGCAGCTACAATAGGAATCAGAGTCCTGCAGCCAGAAGGGACATGGTCTCGTTCACTAAATCCCAGTCTGCATCCTCCAGCTCTTCATCCTCTACTATTAAACCTGTGGCCCAGAGTACCGACAAGAAGAATGTAGATGCTCAGAAAAAAgttgtggaggagaggagtgtgagaATCAAAGAGGTGTCACAACACCCGGCTAAGGATTCTCTCGGCCATTCTCGAGGCACAGCAAACAAGTCCAGTCCCATTGCCTCACCCACTGCTGACATCAAATCAGTGAGAATAGTGTCACCACCAATgatgagtctgagcagaaacacggAGGAGAACAGCAAAAAGAAAGTAGAGAGGCAAGTTGAAAGAGAGGTGAGAGGCGATGTATTTCATCTTCAGAATGTCAAGATGCATGCCAAAGAGGGCAGCGTTGCAGGCACCACAACAAGTGATGAGATGGTCCTAGACTCTGTGTCTATGGAAGAACTTATTGATAAGGTCATGAAACCTGCTGGTTTTGATCGGATGGTCTGCAGCTCTTCTCCAGACTCCAAAATCACTTACCATGTGGAGAAAACGGAGCAAGAAGACGGGTCAACAAAGACACAGATTATCCTGGAGTCCAAGGTGCAGGAGGAGCTTGATATGTCAGAGGACTCTGCACTGGAACAACTGCTCAGCAAGGGAGTGAAACACGTGTCACTGGAGGATATCAAGGGCAGTGAAACAGGAAACATGATTCAGAACCTGCTCAGCCTTGGGCTGcatggaggagaggacatggaAAACAAGTCTGTCAATGTGGAGATCATTGAGGAACCAGTGGAGGGTTACAGTGACGAGGAGTACGAGTTTGAGGAGAAGTCCACACCCAAGTTCTCCGAGCCCTCTTCAATGTTCTTCCAGATTGAAGAATTAGAGAATGACCCCCACGGCACCAAATACCATGAGAGTGTTGATGAAGTAATGAAAACCTCCATGACAGATGAAAACTATGGCAGGAATGGTGGATCTGTGAAGGTCCATGAAGACTCCAGAGATAGTGAATCTCCATACTACAGCCACGACCAAGAGTCTCAAGAGTATTTTGTCTCTACACCTGATGCCAATCTGTCAGAGCCTGAGGAGGGTGGTGGTATTGCATCATATGGACATTACGGAGTGGTGGACGACCTTTCAGATGAAAGGTACTACCAGGATGGGGGACTCTCAAGGAACAGAATGTTTGTTGAGGAAAGCGATAGTTGCAGACCTGCATCAGACAGCCTGTACATAAAGGGTGACCACTCCTTGGCGCGAGAGAGTTTCCCTGAGTGCATTATTGAAGAGGAGACCATCCATGTCTCCCCCACAGTACAGGAGTCGATGCTTGGATACCTGAGAGAGGAAACTCTGGACCCCAAAGAGCAGCTGAGGGGAGCCCTAGAGCAGCTCCAAGGATCAGTGTCAGGGAGCCTGAAAGAAGAGTTGGCGCTCTTCACAAGAGGCGGCAGTGATAGTCCTCAGAACATATCTGTGGACATCAAGAAAGTACACCAGTCCTCCGATAACGGAACCACGACTATCGTGGCAGAGCTCAAGAGCTCAACAACCCTGGAGGACTCTGGGCTGCTGGAGGAGCAGGGGGATGATGTATCTGAAGAGCAGATCATGGCGGCTCTACGCTCCTCCAACTCCGGCCTTGGAGCAGAGGGAGGATACACCCTGGTCACAAAGGAGATGGGCTGGGCGACTAGCAGtgagggacagggaggagagtCCACCACTGAAGTCACTGAGAAGCACATCAAGCTGGGGCCATCAGAGAAGTCCTTTTCCTTCCAGATGGATGTGAATAACGGCCAAGCACAGGATCCCCCACTGAAGGTCACTCATGAGAAAAGAGTTGCCACAGTCTATCTTGAATCTAATGAAGATGAGATCTGA